One window of Nicotiana tomentosiformis chromosome 11, ASM39032v3, whole genome shotgun sequence genomic DNA carries:
- the LOC104102546 gene encoding monogalactosyldiacylglycerol synthase 2, chloroplastic-like, with protein MVTKVTSPRKSIHTVLERVGVYGFGGSSQKRCKYDFQDEDDTMEMVQIGAERTKNVLILMSDTGGGHRASAEAIRDAFKLEYGDEYRIFVKDVWKEYTGWPLNNMEQQYKFMVKHVGLWSVAFHGTSPRWIHSVYLAAIAAFYAKEVEAGLMEYKPDIIISVHPLMQHIPLLVLKWQGLQKKVIFVTVITDLNTCHRTWFHPGVNRLYCPSEEVAKRALLDRLEESQTRIFGLPIRPSFCRAVLIKDGLRVELEMDPTLPAVLLMGGGEGMGPVKKTAKALGEALFDKELGKPIGQMIVICGRNEALASTLRSLEWNIPVQIKGFQTQMEKWMGACDCIITKAGPGTIAEALIRGLPIILNDYIPGQEKGNVPFVVDNGAGVFTRRPKETARIVAEWFTIKRDELKTMSENALKLAQPNAVFDIVKDIHELACQRGPLAKIPYILTSSFSNLI; from the exons ATGGTGACTAAGGTGACTTCCCCTAGGAAATCTATACACACAGTGTTGGAGAGAGTTGGGGTTTATGGGTTTGGTGGTAGCAGCCAGAAGAGATGCAAATATGATTTTCAAGATGAAGATGACACAATGGAAATGGTGCAAATTGGGGCTGAAAGGACTAAAAATGTGCTTATTTTGATGAGTGATACTGGTGGTGGTCATAGGGCTTCAGCTGAGGCAATTCGGGATGCTTTCAAGTTAGAATATGGAGATGAATATAGg ATTTTTGTCAAGGATGTTTGGAAGGAATACACTGGCTGGCCATTGAACAACATGGAACAACAATACAAGTTCATGGTTAAACATGTTGGCCTTTGGAGCGTCGCATTTCATGGCACGTCACCTCGGTGGATACACTCTGTTTATCTTGCTGCTATTGCCGCCTTCTATGCCAA AGAGGTAGAAGCTGGTCTAATGGAGTACAAGCCAGACATAATTATTAGTGTTCATCCTCTTATGCAGCACATTCCTTTGTTGGTTCTTAAATGGCAAGGCCTACAGAAGAAAGTAATTTTCGTAACAGTCATTACGGATCTCAACACTTGCCACCGTACATG GTTTCATCCAGGAGTCAATCGTTTGTACTGCCCCTCGGAGGAGGTAGCAAAGAGGGCCTTACTAGATCGTCTGGAAGAATCGCAAACACGCATTTTTGGATTGCCCATCCGGCCTTCTTTTTGTCGAGCAGTTCTTATCAAG GATGGCCTTAGAGTAGAACTTGAGATGGATCCCACGTTGCCAGCGGTTTTGCTAATGGGTGGCGGTGAAGGGATGGGTCCTGTGAAAAAAACTGCAAAGGCTCTTGGTGAAGCACTGTTCGATAAGGAACTTGGCAAACCTATCGGTCAAATGATTGTCATATGTGGACGCAATGAAGCCCTAGCATCCACATTACGATCACTCGAATGGAACATCCCCGTTCAG ATCAAAGGATTTCAGACACAAATGGAGAAGTGGATGGGTGCTTGTGATTGTATTATTACAAAG GCTGGACCTGGTACAATTGCTGAAGCATTAATCAGGGGGCTTCCCATTATTCTGAACGACTACATTCCCGGACAA GAGAAGGGAAATGTTCCGTTTGTAGTAGACAATGGAGCAGGTGTTTTCACGCGACGCCCCAAGGAAACAGCTCGGATTGTTGCAGAATGGTTTACCATCAAGAGAGATGAGCTGAAAACGATGTCAGAGAACGCGCTGAAACTTGCACAACCTAATGCAGTCTTTGATATTGTGAAGGATATACATGAACTGGCATGCCAGAGAGGTCCTCTTGCCAAGATTCCTTACATATTGACATCTTCATTTTCAAACTTAATTTAA